From Pseudoalteromonas sp. R3, one genomic window encodes:
- a CDS encoding TonB-dependent copper receptor: MTRNLIWLAVAAAFSAHSQDTQLDKHTDSLERIVVIAPMHSPLDIKTDPKAPRQPLPAQDGADLLSSIAGFSLIKKGGASSDPVFRGMAGSRLNIITDGGLTLGGCGGRMDPPTAYITPQTYDTLTVIKGPQTVLYGPGNSAATVIFERESERLSEAGWQGFANATSGSFGKRMVNADIKGGTQDYYARVAASKSDADDYEDGEGNSIHSAYDKWNLDSEFAYTPDEDSLYSLSLGRSDGKVAYADRMMDGSKFDRNHVALNIELSELTGLVTALEANVYYNNIDHIMDNHSLRTFTPNIMMKSPTSSNPDRRTWGGKIMLTSVINKQHTLSYGVDHQQNRHRIRVSMNQPEMPVESMPRRNNAEFKQTGLFGELEYALRTEGSIRSQWVSGLRLDDWSATDKRQQLGSMMMPMVNPTANHTRDDSLWSGFTRYQVQHQDMSYYIGAGHSERFADYWELMGGGRRSVDSMSAFLLETEKTNQLDIGWMLQKSGMTTSVSLFYNRIEDYLLTDNRYEVMDKTLAVTRNIDAQTMGLEMETRMELSKRLNFTTSINYVRGSNKTDHTALAQQPPLQARLAMDYTLDKWQVGGLWRLVKSQNRVAIGQGNIAGQDVGASHGFGTLALNVSYSYSDEMLLSLGVDNVLDKTYAEHLSRAGAMVSGYAQIDKVNEAGRTLWANVNWRF, translated from the coding sequence ATGACCAGAAACCTCATTTGGCTTGCAGTAGCCGCCGCTTTTTCTGCACACAGCCAGGATACACAACTCGACAAACACACAGACAGCCTGGAACGCATCGTGGTTATCGCCCCCATGCATAGTCCACTGGATATCAAAACTGATCCAAAGGCCCCCAGACAACCTTTACCCGCTCAGGATGGTGCCGATTTGCTGTCCAGTATTGCCGGTTTCTCTTTGATTAAAAAAGGTGGCGCCAGCAGCGATCCTGTATTTCGGGGGATGGCTGGTTCGCGTCTGAATATTATTACCGATGGTGGCCTGACACTTGGTGGCTGTGGCGGCCGTATGGATCCACCTACAGCCTATATTACACCGCAAACCTACGATACGCTGACCGTGATCAAAGGCCCACAGACGGTACTTTATGGCCCGGGAAACAGTGCCGCCACAGTGATTTTTGAGCGCGAATCGGAGCGCCTGAGTGAGGCAGGCTGGCAAGGCTTTGCCAACGCAACTTCAGGTAGTTTTGGCAAGCGTATGGTAAATGCCGATATCAAAGGCGGTACACAAGACTACTACGCCCGAGTTGCCGCCAGTAAGAGCGATGCCGATGATTATGAAGACGGCGAAGGCAATTCCATTCACTCCGCGTATGATAAATGGAACCTCGACTCAGAGTTTGCTTACACTCCGGATGAAGACAGCCTGTATAGCCTGAGCCTTGGCCGCAGTGATGGCAAGGTCGCCTACGCGGATCGCATGATGGATGGCAGCAAGTTCGATAGAAATCACGTTGCGCTGAACATTGAGTTGAGCGAACTAACAGGGTTGGTTACTGCGCTGGAAGCCAATGTGTATTACAACAACATAGATCACATCATGGATAACCATAGCCTGCGAACATTCACCCCTAATATAATGATGAAAAGCCCGACCTCATCCAACCCGGATCGGCGTACCTGGGGTGGCAAGATCATGCTCACTTCTGTCATCAATAAACAGCACACATTGAGCTATGGTGTCGATCATCAACAAAACCGCCATCGTATCCGCGTCAGTATGAACCAGCCAGAGATGCCAGTAGAATCTATGCCGCGCCGCAACAACGCCGAGTTTAAACAAACCGGACTATTCGGCGAGCTGGAATATGCCCTGCGCACAGAAGGCTCAATACGTAGCCAATGGGTGAGTGGATTACGCCTTGATGACTGGTCTGCCACTGATAAGCGCCAACAACTTGGCTCCATGATGATGCCAATGGTTAACCCCACGGCCAATCATACCCGAGATGATTCCCTGTGGAGCGGTTTTACTCGCTATCAGGTTCAGCATCAGGATATGAGCTATTACATTGGCGCAGGCCATAGCGAACGCTTTGCGGATTACTGGGAGCTGATGGGTGGCGGACGCCGTAGCGTGGATAGCATGAGCGCCTTCTTACTAGAGACGGAAAAGACTAACCAGTTGGATATCGGCTGGATGTTACAAAAATCCGGCATGACAACGTCAGTCTCTTTATTCTACAACCGCATTGAAGACTATCTGCTGACTGACAATCGCTACGAAGTGATGGACAAAACATTGGCGGTTACCCGCAACATAGATGCTCAAACCATGGGCCTCGAAATGGAAACCCGAATGGAGCTCAGTAAACGGCTGAATTTCACGACCAGTATCAATTATGTGCGTGGCAGCAATAAAACGGATCATACCGCGCTCGCGCAGCAACCACCGTTGCAGGCACGTTTAGCTATGGATTACACGCTGGATAAATGGCAGGTTGGCGGTTTATGGCGCCTCGTAAAAAGTCAGAATCGTGTTGCCATTGGCCAGGGTAATATTGCCGGTCAGGACGTTGGAGCCAGCCACGGCTTTGGTACACTGGCACTAAATGTGTCCTATAGCTATTCAGATGAAATGCTATTGAGTCTCGGAGTCGACAATGTGCTCGACAAAACCTATGCCGAGCACCTGAGTCGCGCCGGCGCTATGGTCAGCGGCTATGCGCAAATAGACAAAGTAAACGAAGCTGGTCGCACGCTGTGGGCCAATGTGAACTGGCGCTTTTGA
- a CDS encoding VacJ family lipoprotein, whose amino-acid sequence MYKKLVGAALALILSGCAQVPEEKQDPRDPLQSLNRPLYDFNMDVLDAYILRPAAKGYIAITPAPVRSSLVNFTTNLAAPTDAVNAALQAKPGDAGVNVARFLVNTTVGIFGLFDVAKTLGLEHKDEDFGQTLGVWGVGDGAYLMIPGYGPSTARNLTGDVVDNVVLPEIALSTPQTILVFALRAVEARASLMSQEKLLNESLDPYIFLKDVYFQRQLYELHDGNPPVEEEPEEFDEDFLENL is encoded by the coding sequence ATGTATAAGAAACTCGTTGGCGCCGCTTTGGCGCTAATTTTATCAGGGTGTGCGCAAGTCCCCGAAGAAAAACAAGACCCCCGAGATCCGTTGCAGTCACTCAACCGTCCCTTGTATGACTTTAATATGGATGTTCTGGACGCCTATATCTTGCGCCCCGCTGCGAAAGGGTATATTGCGATTACACCAGCACCGGTGCGCAGCAGTCTTGTAAACTTCACAACTAACCTGGCGGCACCTACAGATGCCGTGAACGCCGCCTTGCAAGCTAAACCAGGTGATGCAGGTGTCAATGTTGCACGTTTTTTGGTGAACACAACCGTGGGTATTTTTGGCTTGTTTGATGTCGCCAAGACGCTGGGCCTGGAACACAAAGATGAAGACTTTGGTCAGACACTGGGTGTTTGGGGAGTTGGTGACGGCGCTTATCTGATGATCCCGGGTTATGGCCCGTCAACGGCTCGTAACCTGACGGGTGACGTCGTCGATAATGTTGTGCTGCCAGAAATTGCTTTGTCTACACCGCAAACTATTCTGGTATTTGCGCTGCGTGCAGTCGAAGCGAGAGCCAGTCTGATGTCGCAGGAAAAATTACTTAACGAGTCGCTCGACCCGTATATCTTCCTTAAGGATGTCTATTTCCAGCGTCAGCTTTATGAACTCCACGATGGCAATCCACCCGTTGAGGAGGAGCCAGAAGAGTTCGATGAGGACTTCCTCGAGAACTTATAA
- a CDS encoding HDOD domain-containing protein, which yields MYFYAARQPILNKNKELVGYELLFRDGLDNVFPEIDGSEATSRLIEGSQFNFGLEDLTDNKPAYINFTLETLLKGYPTMMGREQLVVEILETVQPGKRLLAAVQDLKSKGYTIVLDDYQHQKVWRHFYPFIDQIKIDVLTTDIETIKEIKEAIAPFKNIELVAEKVETHEQYQQALELGFSYFQGFFFAKPEVVQSKTLPPSEMALAELLYETSSVDVDLKRITQVFERDVNLSYKLLRYSNSAAFKRRAEISTIKQALVVLGNQELKKFLSLLFASQVSSEKPLELVRLSLTRARFAELLAVKHNKLKDTGMAFLAGMMSLMDAILDESMDSVMNKLPLAIEIKDALLKQEGLLASYLTLIKMYEQANWQGANELAQQLSLDPDLLPDYYHEALQWCDQQMEVMSI from the coding sequence ATGTATTTTTATGCCGCCAGGCAGCCAATCCTAAATAAAAACAAAGAACTCGTGGGTTACGAGCTATTATTTCGTGATGGATTAGATAATGTCTTCCCGGAAATTGATGGCTCTGAGGCAACCTCAAGGTTGATCGAAGGTAGTCAGTTTAACTTTGGCCTGGAAGATTTAACCGACAACAAACCCGCCTATATCAACTTCACGCTCGAAACCTTACTCAAAGGCTACCCCACTATGATGGGACGCGAGCAGCTGGTTGTGGAAATCCTCGAAACAGTGCAGCCGGGCAAGCGCCTGCTTGCTGCCGTGCAGGATCTCAAGAGCAAAGGCTACACCATAGTACTGGACGATTATCAGCATCAAAAGGTGTGGCGACACTTCTATCCGTTTATCGACCAGATCAAAATAGATGTGCTGACCACAGACATAGAAACCATTAAAGAAATCAAGGAAGCCATTGCGCCGTTCAAGAATATTGAACTAGTCGCTGAAAAAGTCGAAACACATGAGCAGTACCAGCAGGCACTTGAGCTTGGTTTTAGTTACTTCCAGGGGTTCTTTTTTGCCAAACCCGAAGTGGTTCAGAGTAAAACCTTACCGCCATCAGAGATGGCGCTGGCGGAGCTGTTGTACGAAACATCAAGCGTCGACGTTGACCTAAAGCGTATTACCCAGGTATTCGAGCGCGATGTTAACCTGAGCTATAAATTACTGCGTTACTCTAACTCAGCCGCGTTTAAGCGTCGCGCCGAAATTTCTACCATTAAGCAGGCTCTGGTGGTGTTAGGTAACCAGGAACTTAAAAAGTTTTTATCTTTGCTGTTTGCCTCGCAGGTTTCTTCAGAGAAACCGCTTGAGCTGGTACGCCTGTCACTCACTCGCGCACGCTTTGCTGAACTGTTGGCAGTGAAACATAACAAGCTCAAGGACACTGGTATGGCCTTTCTGGCGGGCATGATGTCACTGATGGACGCCATCCTGGATGAAAGCATGGACAGTGTAATGAACAAGCTACCACTGGCCATTGAAATCAAAGATGCTCTTTTAAAACAAGAGGGTCTGCTGGCCAGTTACCTGACGCTTATCAAAATGTATGAACAGGCTAACTGGCAAGGTGCGAACGAATTGGCGCAACAGTTGAGCCTGGACCCGGATCTGCTGCCAGACTATTACCACGAAGCGCTGCAGTGGTGCGATCAACAAATGGAAGTGATGTCAATTTAG